The Vitis riparia cultivar Riparia Gloire de Montpellier isolate 1030 chromosome 10, EGFV_Vit.rip_1.0, whole genome shotgun sequence genome includes a region encoding these proteins:
- the LOC117924182 gene encoding uncharacterized protein LOC117924182: protein MSSQVVAGHRENAEVYTGEALCKQKSRELLEEICLPKGLLPLEDLEEVGYNRSTGFVWLKQKKRKQHKFQRIGRNVSYDTEVTAFVEKQRMKKLTGVKSKELLIWVTISDIYIDDPSSGKIAFGNSTTGISRSFPVSAFDLDESNGSST from the coding sequence ATGTCGTCTCAGGTCGTCGCCGGTCACAGGGAAAACGCTGAGGTGTACACCGGCGAAGCCCTCTGCAAGCAGAAGTCTCGTGAGCTACTAGAGGAGATCTGTCTGCCCAAGGGTCTGTTACCTCTAGAAGACTTGGAGGAGGTGGGGTACAACCGCTCCACCGGCTTTGTGTGGCTGAAGCAGAAGAAGAGGAAGCAGCACAAGTTCCAGCGCATCGGCCGCAACGTCTCCTACGACACGGAAGTGACAGCCTTCGTGGAGAAGCAGCGGATGAAGAAGCTGACTGGGGTGAAGAGCAAGGAGCTTCTCATCTGGGTCACCATCTCCGACATCTACATCGACGATCCCTCTTCCGGGAAGATCGCTTTTGGCAACTCCACCACCGGAATATCTAGATCATTTCCGGTGTCGGCGTTCGATCTGGATGAGAGCAACGGTTCTTCTACCTGA